A genome region from Chlorogloeopsis sp. ULAP01 includes the following:
- a CDS encoding family 10 glycosylhydrolase, whose amino-acid sequence MFFWLRLGAAILSSALLIPYLRIQPVQAQVNQFCQLSTAEAREKENLRLAALKDNQEAKNKYQQLLRQHAQTLQECRNRNWPHVQAVWLRLYPCDVRPGEVEHIMDRIVNRGYNQVYLEAFYDGQVLLPAANNPTVWPSVVRTPGAEQTDLLLTAIQKGRERGLKVYAWMFTTNFGYTYAQRGDREAAIARNGKGQTSLYVVDNNSQVFIDPYNLQAKRDYYQMVQEVIRRRPDGILFDYIRYPRQAGSNSIATKVTDLWLYSEATQQALFQRAQNNKGQEFIRRFLSKGYVTAGDIAEVDKLYPQEGEPLWQGRNPPIEQKSILPPEQRQPQLQMELWQLSVAHAMQGILDFVNLAAYPAQQLGIPAGVVFFPDANQNVGRGFDSRLQPWDRFSSKLEWHPMSYANCGNVSCIVAQVKQVLGTANSNTQVIPAIAGAWGKPVNGRPSLETQIQALRQFAPRLRGVSHFAYSWQYPEHDNNRKFCRAQ is encoded by the coding sequence ATGTTCTTTTGGCTACGTCTAGGTGCTGCCATTCTCAGTAGTGCTTTGCTAATTCCCTACTTGAGAATTCAACCTGTACAGGCACAAGTAAACCAATTTTGCCAGTTATCGACAGCAGAAGCGCGAGAAAAAGAAAACTTACGTTTAGCAGCACTAAAAGACAATCAAGAAGCTAAAAATAAATATCAGCAACTGCTACGACAACATGCACAAACTTTGCAAGAATGTCGCAATCGGAATTGGCCTCATGTCCAAGCAGTTTGGTTGCGTTTGTACCCTTGTGATGTTCGCCCAGGAGAAGTCGAACACATCATGGATCGGATTGTGAACAGGGGCTATAACCAAGTTTACTTGGAAGCTTTTTACGACGGGCAAGTTCTACTGCCAGCAGCTAATAACCCCACAGTTTGGCCTTCTGTAGTTCGTACTCCAGGAGCAGAACAAACCGATCTACTTTTAACCGCAATCCAAAAAGGGCGAGAACGAGGACTTAAAGTCTATGCTTGGATGTTTACAACAAATTTCGGTTATACCTATGCCCAACGCGGCGATCGCGAAGCAGCGATCGCTCGCAATGGTAAAGGTCAAACAAGCTTATATGTTGTAGATAATAACTCGCAAGTCTTCATAGATCCCTACAACTTGCAAGCGAAACGCGACTATTATCAAATGGTACAAGAGGTGATACGTCGTCGTCCGGACGGAATACTATTTGACTACATACGCTATCCTCGCCAGGCAGGAAGTAATTCTATCGCCACCAAAGTTACAGATTTGTGGCTGTATAGTGAAGCTACCCAACAAGCCTTATTTCAAAGAGCGCAGAATAATAAAGGACAAGAATTTATCCGCCGCTTTTTGAGTAAGGGATACGTCACGGCTGGGGACATTGCTGAAGTTGATAAACTTTATCCTCAAGAAGGTGAACCCCTATGGCAAGGACGCAACCCACCGATAGAGCAAAAGTCAATTCTACCTCCAGAGCAAAGACAGCCACAATTACAAATGGAGTTGTGGCAGCTTTCAGTTGCTCATGCCATGCAAGGTATTCTAGATTTTGTAAACCTAGCAGCCTATCCGGCTCAACAGTTAGGTATTCCTGCCGGAGTAGTATTTTTTCCTGATGCCAACCAAAATGTTGGACGAGGGTTTGATTCTCGCTTGCAACCTTGGGATAGATTTTCAAGTAAATTGGAGTGGCATCCAATGTCTTATGCTAATTGCGGTAATGTTAGTTGTATTGTTGCACAAGTCAAACAGGTATTAGGTACAGCAAATTCTAATACCCAGGTAATTCCAGCTATCGCCGGTGCTTGGGGTAAACCTGTAAATGGTCGTCCCTCCCTAGAAACGCAAATACAAGCACTTCGCCAATTTGCACCACGACTACGAGGAGTCAGCCATTTTGCTTATTCTTGGCAATATCCAGAACATGATAATAATCGCAAATTTTGCCGCGCCCAGTAA
- a CDS encoding HNH endonuclease, translating into MVSNSTRKLVRQRARFLCEYCHSPEYLSHIQPQSLGGSDDVENLALACHRCNERRYNFTKGTDPQTQEIVPLFNPRQQLWSKHFIWTVDSLKICAVTSIGRATCDRLDMNDERHDEGAIQYARRFWVEAGWHPPVDDPRQSA; encoded by the coding sequence ATGGTGTCCAACTCAACTCGAAAACTTGTACGACAACGAGCCAGATTCCTCTGCGAGTATTGCCACTCCCCAGAATACCTAAGTCACATCCAGCCTCAGTCTTTAGGCGGTTCTGATGATGTTGAAAATTTAGCTCTGGCTTGTCATCGCTGCAACGAGCGTCGCTACAACTTTACAAAGGGAACAGACCCTCAAACTCAGGAAATAGTACCTTTATTTAATCCCCGTCAGCAGCTGTGGTCTAAGCATTTTATCTGGACAGTAGATAGTTTGAAGATTTGTGCAGTTACTTCCATAGGTCGTGCTACGTGCGATCGCCTAGACATGAATGATGAAAGGCATGACGAGGGAGCAATTCAATATGCTCGTAGGTTTTGGGTAGAAGCTGGTTGGCATCCACCCGTAGACGATCCTCGTCAATCAGCATGA
- the ndhD1 gene encoding photosynthetic/respiratory NAD(P)H-quinone oxidoreductase subunit D1 gives MNTANFPWLTTIILLPVVASLLIPIIPDKDGKTVRWYALIVGLIDFALIVTAFYFGYDFSNPNLQLFESYAWVPQLDLNWSVGADGLSMPLIILTGFITTLAALAAWPVTLKPKLFYFLLLAMYGGQIAVFAVQDMLLFFLVWELELIPVYLLLAIWGGKKRQYAATKFILYTAGGSLFILVAGLAMAFYGDTVTFDMRSLAAKNYALNLQLWLYGAFLIAYAVKLPIFPLHTWLPDAHGEATAPVHMLLAGILLKMGGYALIRMNAQMLPDAHAYFAPVLVILGVVNIIYAALTSFAQRNLKRKIAYSSISHMGFVTIGIASFTDLGLNGAMLQMVSHGLIGASLFFLVGATYDRTHTLMLDEMGGVGKKMGKIFAMWTTCSLASLALPGMSGFVAELMVFVGFATSDAYNPTFKVIVVFLMAVGVILTPVYLLSMLREIFYGEENKELVSHQKLIDAEPREIFIIACLLVPIIGIGLYPKILTQVYDASTVQLTERLRNSVPSLAQQKVPAVSLSAPAIGEGTR, from the coding sequence ATGAATACAGCTAATTTTCCTTGGCTGACCACGATTATTCTGTTACCCGTAGTAGCATCGCTGCTGATTCCCATCATCCCAGATAAAGACGGCAAAACAGTTCGCTGGTATGCCTTGATCGTTGGGTTGATCGATTTTGCCTTGATTGTTACTGCTTTTTATTTTGGGTATGACTTCTCTAATCCTAATTTGCAGTTATTTGAGAGTTATGCCTGGGTTCCCCAGCTGGATTTGAATTGGTCAGTAGGGGCAGATGGCTTGTCAATGCCCCTAATTATTTTGACTGGATTCATTACCACATTGGCGGCTTTGGCGGCTTGGCCTGTGACACTAAAGCCCAAGTTATTTTACTTTTTGCTTTTGGCGATGTATGGCGGACAAATTGCTGTATTCGCCGTCCAGGATATGCTGTTGTTTTTCCTGGTGTGGGAACTGGAATTGATTCCGGTTTACTTGCTATTAGCTATTTGGGGAGGAAAAAAACGGCAATACGCAGCGACTAAGTTTATTTTGTACACTGCCGGCGGTTCCTTGTTTATTTTGGTAGCTGGCTTGGCGATGGCATTTTATGGTGATACGGTCACATTTGATATGCGATCGCTCGCTGCAAAAAATTACGCCTTAAACCTTCAACTTTGGCTGTATGGTGCCTTTTTGATTGCCTATGCTGTCAAGTTGCCGATCTTCCCACTTCATACCTGGCTACCAGATGCCCATGGTGAAGCCACAGCCCCGGTACATATGTTACTGGCTGGTATTCTCCTGAAAATGGGTGGTTACGCCTTAATTCGGATGAATGCTCAGATGCTTCCCGATGCCCACGCTTATTTTGCTCCTGTGTTGGTGATATTGGGGGTAGTTAACATTATCTACGCAGCCCTCACATCCTTTGCCCAGCGCAACCTGAAGCGGAAAATTGCTTACTCTTCCATTTCCCATATGGGCTTTGTAACAATTGGTATTGCTTCCTTTACCGATTTGGGCCTGAATGGGGCAATGCTGCAAATGGTATCCCACGGGTTGATTGGGGCAAGTTTATTCTTTTTGGTAGGAGCAACTTATGATCGCACCCACACCCTAATGTTGGACGAGATGGGTGGTGTCGGCAAGAAGATGGGCAAGATTTTTGCTATGTGGACGACTTGTTCCTTAGCGTCTTTGGCATTACCGGGAATGAGTGGTTTCGTGGCAGAGTTAATGGTATTCGTAGGCTTTGCTACTAGCGATGCCTATAACCCGACTTTCAAAGTTATTGTCGTGTTCTTGATGGCAGTTGGGGTAATTTTAACTCCGGTTTACCTGCTGTCAATGCTGCGGGAAATTTTCTACGGCGAAGAGAACAAAGAATTAGTTTCTCACCAGAAACTCATCGATGCCGAACCCCGTGAAATCTTCATCATTGCCTGCTTGTTAGTGCCAATTATTGGGATTGGTTTATATCCCAAGATTTTGACTCAGGTATACGATGCTTCTACAGTACAGCTAACTGAAAGATTGCGAAATTCTGTACCGTCATTAGCTCAACAAAAAGTGCCTGCGGTATCGCTAAGTGCGCCTGCTATTGGTGAAGGCACAAGGTAA
- a CDS encoding NAD(P)H-quinone oxidoreductase subunit 5, with amino-acid sequence MEVIYQYAWLIPVLPLLGAMLVGLGLISLNQVTNRLRQLNAVLIISLMGAAMGLSFAILWSQLHGHAPYLRTLEWAAAGNFHLSMGYTIDHLTALMLVIVTTVAFLVMVYTDGYMAHDPGYVRFYAYLSLFGSSMLGLVVSPNLVQIYIFWELVGMCSYLLVGFWYDRKSAADAAQKAFVTNRVGDFGLLLGILGLFWATGSFDFQIMGDRLAQLVHTGAISNLLAALLAILVFLGPVAKSAQFPLHVWLPDAMEGPTPISALIHAATMVAAGVFLIARMYPVFEHVPAAMNTIAYTGAFTAFLGATIAITQNDIKKGLAYSTISQLGYMVMAMGVGAYSAGLFHLMTHAYFKAMLFLGSGSVIHGMEAVVGHDPDLAQDMRLMGGLRKFMPITALTFFIGCVAISGIPPFAGFWSKDEILSAAFASNPLLWGVGWLTAGITAFYMFRMYFTTFEGQFRGNKSQLWDKLKSPVGMAIVTGFERTPAFGPGAMTKGELEAHEEHHHDDHGHGHSEYPHESPWTMTLPLVVLAIPSVLIGLVGTPFANYFEEFIYSPNETLEEVVAKAAEVDLHEFYIMAGGSVGISLIGITVASLMYLWGKINPVAIAAQIKPLYELSLNKWYFDDIYHRVFVLGSRRLARQVMEVDYRVVDGAVNLTGFFTLVSGEGLKYFENGRAQFYALIVFAAVLGLVIVFGVT; translated from the coding sequence ATGGAAGTAATCTATCAATATGCCTGGCTGATTCCGGTATTACCTCTTTTAGGGGCAATGTTGGTTGGGCTGGGATTAATCTCTCTCAATCAGGTGACGAACCGTTTACGACAGCTTAACGCCGTGTTGATTATCTCCCTCATGGGAGCGGCGATGGGGCTGTCGTTCGCCATATTATGGAGTCAACTGCATGGACACGCCCCTTATCTTCGCACCCTAGAATGGGCGGCCGCGGGCAATTTTCACCTGAGCATGGGCTACACTATTGACCACCTGACAGCCTTGATGCTGGTGATTGTGACGACAGTAGCTTTCTTAGTCATGGTTTACACTGACGGCTACATGGCGCACGACCCTGGCTATGTCAGGTTCTATGCCTATCTCAGCTTGTTTGGCTCTTCAATGTTGGGTCTGGTGGTAAGTCCCAACTTGGTGCAGATTTACATCTTCTGGGAACTGGTAGGTATGTGTTCTTATCTACTAGTTGGTTTCTGGTATGATCGCAAATCGGCAGCAGATGCAGCCCAAAAAGCGTTTGTTACCAACCGCGTTGGCGACTTTGGTCTGCTTTTGGGGATTCTGGGGTTATTCTGGGCAACAGGAAGTTTTGATTTTCAGATCATGGGCGATCGCCTTGCCCAACTCGTGCATACAGGTGCTATCAGCAATCTGCTGGCAGCTTTGCTTGCAATTTTAGTCTTCTTGGGGCCAGTAGCTAAATCAGCCCAATTTCCCCTCCACGTCTGGCTACCAGATGCTATGGAAGGCCCTACACCTATCTCAGCCTTGATTCACGCGGCAACGATGGTGGCAGCAGGCGTCTTCCTGATTGCCCGGATGTACCCGGTGTTTGAACACGTCCCGGCGGCAATGAATACAATTGCCTACACCGGAGCGTTTACAGCTTTTTTGGGGGCAACAATTGCCATTACTCAAAATGACATCAAAAAGGGTTTAGCTTACTCCACCATTTCCCAACTTGGTTACATGGTGATGGCAATGGGAGTAGGGGCTTACTCGGCTGGTCTTTTCCACCTCATGACCCACGCCTACTTTAAGGCGATGCTATTTTTGGGTTCAGGTTCAGTGATTCACGGCATGGAAGCAGTCGTCGGTCATGACCCTGACTTGGCACAGGATATGCGGTTGATGGGTGGACTGCGCAAGTTTATGCCAATTACGGCACTAACTTTCTTCATCGGTTGCGTGGCAATTTCTGGTATCCCGCCTTTTGCTGGGTTCTGGTCAAAAGATGAAATTCTCAGCGCCGCCTTTGCCTCTAACCCACTGCTATGGGGTGTTGGCTGGCTCACAGCCGGGATTACTGCCTTCTATATGTTCCGGATGTATTTCACCACTTTTGAAGGTCAATTCCGGGGCAATAAAAGCCAGTTGTGGGATAAACTCAAGTCTCCTGTCGGCATGGCGATTGTTACGGGTTTTGAAAGAACTCCTGCTTTTGGCCCCGGTGCGATGACCAAAGGAGAACTAGAAGCCCACGAAGAACACCATCACGACGACCACGGACACGGTCATAGTGAATACCCACACGAGTCACCTTGGACGATGACCCTGCCATTGGTGGTGCTGGCAATTCCTTCAGTCTTGATTGGTTTGGTGGGGACACCCTTTGCTAACTACTTTGAGGAGTTTATTTATTCCCCTAACGAAACCCTTGAAGAAGTGGTGGCAAAAGCCGCAGAAGTTGACCTGCATGAGTTTTACATTATGGCGGGTGGTTCAGTGGGAATTTCCCTAATTGGAATTACCGTCGCTTCTTTAATGTATTTGTGGGGTAAGATTAACCCAGTGGCGATCGCGGCCCAAATCAAACCACTTTATGAGTTATCTCTCAATAAGTGGTATTTCGATGACATTTACCACCGCGTATTTGTTCTTGGCTCTCGTCGTTTAGCTAGACAAGTAATGGAAGTTGACTACCGCGTTGTCGATGGTGCCGTCAACCTTACAGGCTTTTTCACTCTTGTTAGCGGCGAAGGCTTAAAATACTTTGAAAACGGTCGCGCTCAATTCTACGCTTTAATTGTGTTTGCGGCAGTCTTGGGCTTGGTGATTGTCTTTGGTGTAACTTAA